CGATCCCCTCGAGCACGCCGACGCCCAGCCGTCCCCGGATCGGCCGCTCGTCGTCACCCCGCGCGGCGGCGATCGCGAAGTCGGTCGGAGTTGCTATCAGGTCGACACCGAGTACGGAACCTACCTCGTGGACTGCGGCCTGAACCAGGGGGAGGGAGACGACTATCCCGACTTCCGCGGGCTCGGGCCCGGGTCGGTCGATGCGGTCTTTCTGACGCACGCGCACATCGACCACTGCGGTGGACTGCCGGTACTCGAGGCCCGGGGCTTCCTCGACGACGACGCGCCGATCATCGCGACGCGGCCGACGATCGACCTCGCGAAGACCCTGCTCGAGGATTCGCTGAAGATCCACCGCAGAGAGGCGAATCGACAGGGGAAGAGTCAGCAATTCACCCGGGCGGACGTCTCGGCGGTGTTCGACCGCTTCGAGCCCGTCGACTACGGCGGCGGGCGGGTCGAGGGGGTCGCGGACGCAGTCGATCAAGACCCGTTAGTCTATCAACTCGGAAACGCCGCCCACCTGCTCGGCTCGGCGTGGCTCATGCTTCAGACGGGCGGCCACCGCGTCGTGTTCTCCGGCGATCTGGGGGGTCGCGCCAGCCACTTGCCGGACATCACACCACCGCCGCAGGCGGACGTTCTGTTCCTCGAGTCGACCTACGGCGCGACCCATAGCCACACGTCGTTCGGTGACGCACAGACGACGATCTACGAGGCCGTCGAGCGCGCATTGAACGATCGCGAACCCGTCCTGATCCCGACCTTCGCCGTCGGCCGGTCCCAGACCCTCCAGTTGCTGTTTTCCGATCGACTTCACACGCTCCCCGGCGACCTCAGCGACCGCGTCCGGCTCGTGGTCGACGGCATGGCACAGGAGGCGACGGCCCTCTATCACGAGTACGTCACGGACGAGATGTACCTGTCCGAGGCGATCACGAACCGGGCGCGGGAGAGCGGCGATGCGACCCCGTTCTCGCCGCCGCAGGTCGAGTTCCCGGAGAACGACGCCGATCGGCGGGCGATTCTCGAGGACGCGGATCCCTCCTCGGGCGGCAAGGTACCCATTATCGTCTCGCCGTCGGGGATGCTGACCGGCGGGAACTCCCCGCGCTATCTCGTCGAGCTCGCGTCCCGGTTCCACTCCGCGACGGTGTTGCTCACCGGCTATCAGGCACAACAGACGATCGGGCGAACGATCCAGAACCAGGTCGACGCCGGGACGGACGACGTGCAGTTCACGACCAGCGCCACGCCGTTCGGAACGGACTGGGCGGCCGCTGACAACGTGAGCTGGATCACGACCGAGGGCTCGAACGAACCGACCACCCGAGTGACGATTCCGGCCGACTGGGTCACGATGGTCGGCGGGCTCAGCGGTCACGCCGCCCAGCACGGCCTGCTCGAGTTCGCCCGCACGGTCGACCCGGAGACGATCGCACTGATCCACGGCCCGGACTACGCACAGGAACACCTCGGGAACCACCTCGCGACGAACGTCAACAGCGTCGAAAGCGTCACTCGAAGCAGGCGGCTGACGCCGGTCGCCGTCGAACGCGAGGGCGACCCCGAGACCGCCGCGCTCTCCCCCGAGATGTTCGAGAGCGAGCACGACAACGCCTACGAGCAACTCGAGGACGTCTTCGACCTCATGGCCGCGCTCAACGAGGAAGTGGCCGCCGCGCGAACGGATACCGGTCGAAGCGAGGCCGACGTCCGAGAAATCGTTCGGGACGAACTCGAGCGAGCCGGGCTCCTCGAGGACTGAGCGGGAGCCAGCCAGCGTCGTCGATCACGGTGTCACCGATTTCGCCTCGGGAGACGACAGGTCGATCGGTCGGTCTGCCACTACGCCATCGACGCCGCGGCGGGCGAGCAGGGCCGCAATCGATCGTCGCTCGACCGTCCACGCGTGAACCTCGAGTCCCATTTCGGTCGCCCGCGGGACGATCCCGGTGGCCAGACAACGCCACCAGTTCGCGCCGAGGACGTCACAGTCGAGTTCGATCGCCGTCGTGACCGGCGTCTCGAGGCGGCGGCTAACCAGTAGTCCGATCGGTTGGCTCGGGTCGCCGTCGCGAATCGTCCGCAACTCGGCCGGCAGGAACGAGGTCGTGAGGACGCGGTTGTCGACGGCAACGTCGTCGAGCGTGTCGAGGACGTCCGCGGCGATACCCGGTTCCTTGAGTTCGAGCGTGATCCCGACGGAGGGCGGGGCGGCCTCGAGCAGTCGGGTAAGTGTCGGGATCGACTCGCCGGACTCGAGGACGGTGCGATCGGCGAGTTCCGAAAGCGAGGTCTCCGCGACCGCGCCGGAACCGTCGGTGACGCGGTCGATCGTCTCGTCGTGGACGACGACGAGTTCGCCGGAGCCACAGCGTCGCACGTCGACCTCCACGCCGTCGGCGTGCTCGGCAGCAGTTCGGACGGCACCGATCGTATTTTCCGGTGCGCTCGCGGCGAACCCCCGATGGGCGATGAGACGCATTCAGTGGTGTATTGCGTCCCGACGGCTTCAGTCGTCCCCTCGATTGCAGCCGCCGTATCGAGTGCGGAATGGGATACTCGTCACCACACCCCTGCTTTGATGCGACCGGACAACACACCGTATGGTATGGCAGCGAGAACGGATTTCGACGTCGATTTCGACGGCACCGTCGCGGTGATCACCGGTGCGAGCGGCGCGCTCGGCAGCGCCGCCGTCGACCGGTTCCTCGAGGCAGGTGCGACGGTCTGTGCCGTCGACGTCGTCGCGCCGGACGACGAGGACAGCCAGCTCGAGCATGCACCCACCGAAGAATCCGCCCTCGCGTTTTACGAGGCGGACCTGACCGACGAGGACGACGTCGCGGAGTTGGTGGATTCCGTCGTCGACGACCACGGCCGCATCGACCATCTGCTGAACATCGCGGGCACGTGGCGCGGCGGCGATCACGTGGAGGACACCGATCTCGAGGAGTACGAACTCCTCATGGACGTCAATCTGAAGACGGCCTTCCTCGCGTCGAAACACGCCGTTCCCCATTTGCAAGAGACGGAGGGATCGATCGTGAGTATCAGTGCGCGCTCGTCGCTCGAGGGCGGCGAGGGCGACGGCCCGTACCGGATCACGAAAGCGGGAATCCGGCTACTAACGGAGACGTTAGCGGAGGAGAACCGCGGGACGGTACGGGCCAACTGCGTCATGCCGAGCGTGATCGACACCCCGATGAATCGGGAGATGATGCCCGACGCGGATCACGACGAGTGGGTCGATCCGAGCGAGATCGCGGACGTGATGGCGTTCCTGAGTAGCGACGGCGCTGCGGTGACCAGCGGTGCTGCCGTGCCGGTGTACGGTGAGGCGTGATCAGTTAGGTACACCACTGGAACGGCAGAAAACGGACGCTCGCGACACGAGTAGCGATACGAGGGACGCCTCAAAGGTCGGGATTCAAGCGAAAAGAAACGCGTCAATTCTGTGTCCGCGGCTTCGTGATTACCCGAAGATGCTCGCGAGACTCTCGTAGACCGCGCTTCCGTTGTACCAGAGGACCACGAGTAGTAACGCGATGACTGGGACCCGGAGCATCCAGATCCAAGTCTGTCCCCAGGAGCCGATGTTTCGGAACCCTTTGCCGAGTTCCTCGAGTCCGAGATCGGCCCTGAACCAGCCGACATAGATCGCCAACAGCAGGCCGCCGAGGATGAGCAGGATCTGGTTTGCGAGCCCGTCGTACACCGTGAGCCAGACCAGCGCCGAGGACTGATCGTATGCCACGGGAACGCCGAGGAGGAATATCGCGGTTCCGAGGCCTGCCACCGCCGGCTTTCGGTCGATACCGTGTTCGTCGATCAGGTACGAGACGACGACCTCCATGATACTGATCGCACTCGAGAGGGCGGCGATCGCGACGGTGGCGAAGAAGACGGCGCCGAGGAGCCAGCCGAACGGGACGTTACTGAACGCCTCCGAGAGGCTGACGAAAATGAAGCCCGGCCCGTCAGTGGTCTCTCGTAAGTTAGCGGTGAAGAGGATCGGAAACGCAACCAGCCCGGCCGTAAACGCGATCAACGTGTCGAGACCGACGATGATGAGGCCGTCCTTGGCGAGGTTCCGGTCCTCGCCGAGGTAGGACGCGTAGGTGATCATGACGCCCATCCCGAGCGACAGCGTGAAGAACGCCTGTGCGGCCGCCGCGGGAAGGATCTCGGTCCAGTTCGCTGCGATCGTTCCCAGATCGGGCGAGAGATAGTACGCATACGCCTCGCCGGCACCGGAGAGCGTCCCGGCGTAGACGGCCAGTCCGACCAGGAGCGCGATGATCGCCGGTACCATCAGCTTGACCGAGGCCTCGATACCGTCCCTGATACCGAACGCGACGATCCCGATAACGGCGGCCATGAAGATCGCGTGTGTGAGAACTGACGTCAGCCCGCCGGTGGTCGCCGCGAACTGTGCGCCGGCACCGCCGGCAGCGTAATTGCCCTGCAGACCGATGGCGATGTACTTGAGAATCCAGCCGGCGACGACGCTGTAATACGACAGGATGACGAATCCGGCGACGACGAACACCCAGCCGATCTTCGAGCCGATCCCTCGTCCGATCTGCTTGAGCGCGCCGACGGGGTTTCGTTCGGTGTACCGGCCGATCGTGAACTCGGCCAACATGACCGGGAAGCCGACGAACGCGATCAGGAGGAGATAGAAGACGAGGAACGCTGCACCGCCGTATTCACCGACCTGATACGGGAACCGCCAGATGTTTCCCAACCCCACCGCACTCCCGACTGCGGCGAGGATGAAGCCTGTTCGTGTTGCCCATGATTCGCGCTGTGCCATACCGATAGCGACGATACCCCGCACCTAAAACCTTACATTTGAACACTATATTCATTATTTTTCTATTTTTATGCGTACTAATCATATTTATACTGAATTTCTTGCTATCATACTTAATGGAGGCTCAATGAACGAGTCGCTGTGGATCAGCTACCACAGCGTGACTCGACCAGGGCTGCTGGACGACCGGCTTGTGACGCGGACCGCGGGAGTGCTTTCGACAGGGGACGAGACGACTGCCTCGAGGTAGTTCCGACGATCGACGAGCGGTCGTGATCGATCGAAACCTTCGGTATTGCGGCTTCCGGGAGAAGCGTCGTTCTCGTTCGGTGACGAGCCGAAGACGACGACTCGAGCCATTTGACCGGGGCGTTCGCGAGAATGGCCTGTCGGAGTCGCTCTGTCGTGAACTATTTCAACTCCCGGCGTAACACTCGGATAGATATGAGTACAGGGAACGTACGGGGAACACTGTCAGACATGACCGTACAGGAACTAGTCGGGGTGGGATTGCTTCTCGGGGTCGTCGTTTTGGTATTCGATCTGCTCCGCCTGCTCCTGACTGGAGAGTTGCCGTTGGCTCGGTTGGGATCGTACCTCTGGACCGGATTCATCGACTCGCTGTATATCGGTCTCGCGGCGATCGGCCTCTCGATGACCTACAGCATTCTCCGCTTCGCGAACTTTTCGCACGGTGATCTCATTACGACCGGCGCGTTCTCCGGGTGGACTGTCGCCTATCTGATCGGCGGGATCGGCGTCGCGGACCTGACCAGTCGCCTCCTGCTTCGGGCGGGCGGCGGCGCACAGCCCGGCCGTATAGGGATGGACATCCTCGCGGCACCGGTCGCGATCGTTCTGGGTCTCGTCGCGGCCGTGATCGTGACGGTTCTCGTCGCGCTGGCGATCGATCGGCTCGTCTATCGGCGGCTGCGTGACGAAGACGGCATCGCGGTGCTCATCGCCAGCGTCGGTGTCGCGCTCGCGCTACGATACCTCCTCGCCGTGTTCTACACGCCGGAAACTCGAGGCGTCGTGGCGTCGGCCCCGGATGTGGCAGGCGTCGATCTTCACCAGATGACCCTCGTCGTCTCGGCGCTCTCGTTGATACTCGGCGTCCATTTACTCTTGCAGTACACGAAACTCGGCAAGTCGATGCGGGCGATGTCGGACAACAAGGACCTCGCGCTCATTACCGGTATTCCGACTGAGCGCGTGATCTTTGCGACCTGGGTGATCGGAGCCGGTCTCGCTGGTGCCGCCGGGTACCTCATCGTCCTCGATCGCGGGCAGGTCTCGATCAACCTCGGCTGGTTCCTTCTCCTCCTGATCTTCGCGGCCGTCATCCTCGGCGGTATCGGCTCGATTTACGGCGCGATCGCGGGCTCGCTCGTGATCGGCATCACGATCAATCTCTCGCTCGTCTGGATCCCCTCGGACATGAACGAGATCGCGGCGTTCACGTTGATGATCCTCGTCTTGATTTTCCGACCCGACGGGCTGTTTAGCGGGGTGGAAACGGCATGACATCGCTTTCGAAGGGACTGAGAGACGCGGTAACGGATTCGGAGCGACCACAGTGGCAAAAC
This portion of the Natrinema salinisoli genome encodes:
- a CDS encoding MBL fold metallo-hydrolase, with the protein product MTGINPETPWIPADADQTFDPLEHADAQPSPDRPLVVTPRGGDREVGRSCYQVDTEYGTYLVDCGLNQGEGDDYPDFRGLGPGSVDAVFLTHAHIDHCGGLPVLEARGFLDDDAPIIATRPTIDLAKTLLEDSLKIHRREANRQGKSQQFTRADVSAVFDRFEPVDYGGGRVEGVADAVDQDPLVYQLGNAAHLLGSAWLMLQTGGHRVVFSGDLGGRASHLPDITPPPQADVLFLESTYGATHSHTSFGDAQTTIYEAVERALNDREPVLIPTFAVGRSQTLQLLFSDRLHTLPGDLSDRVRLVVDGMAQEATALYHEYVTDEMYLSEAITNRARESGDATPFSPPQVEFPENDADRRAILEDADPSSGGKVPIIVSPSGMLTGGNSPRYLVELASRFHSATVLLTGYQAQQTIGRTIQNQVDAGTDDVQFTTSATPFGTDWAAADNVSWITTEGSNEPTTRVTIPADWVTMVGGLSGHAAQHGLLEFARTVDPETIALIHGPDYAQEHLGNHLATNVNSVESVTRSRRLTPVAVEREGDPETAALSPEMFESEHDNAYEQLEDVFDLMAALNEEVAAARTDTGRSEADVREIVRDELERAGLLED
- a CDS encoding glycerophosphodiester phosphodiesterase translates to MRLIAHRGFAASAPENTIGAVRTAAEHADGVEVDVRRCGSGELVVVHDETIDRVTDGSGAVAETSLSELADRTVLESGESIPTLTRLLEAAPPSVGITLELKEPGIAADVLDTLDDVAVDNRVLTTSFLPAELRTIRDGDPSQPIGLLVSRRLETPVTTAIELDCDVLGANWWRCLATGIVPRATEMGLEVHAWTVERRSIAALLARRGVDGVVADRPIDLSSPEAKSVTP
- a CDS encoding SDR family oxidoreductase, yielding MAARTDFDVDFDGTVAVITGASGALGSAAVDRFLEAGATVCAVDVVAPDDEDSQLEHAPTEESALAFYEADLTDEDDVAELVDSVVDDHGRIDHLLNIAGTWRGGDHVEDTDLEEYELLMDVNLKTAFLASKHAVPHLQETEGSIVSISARSSLEGGEGDGPYRITKAGIRLLTETLAEENRGTVRANCVMPSVIDTPMNREMMPDADHDEWVDPSEIADVMAFLSSDGAAVTSGAAVPVYGEA
- a CDS encoding sodium-dependent transporter, with amino-acid sequence MAQRESWATRTGFILAAVGSAVGLGNIWRFPYQVGEYGGAAFLVFYLLLIAFVGFPVMLAEFTIGRYTERNPVGALKQIGRGIGSKIGWVFVVAGFVILSYYSVVAGWILKYIAIGLQGNYAAGGAGAQFAATTGGLTSVLTHAIFMAAVIGIVAFGIRDGIEASVKLMVPAIIALLVGLAVYAGTLSGAGEAYAYYLSPDLGTIAANWTEILPAAAAQAFFTLSLGMGVMITYASYLGEDRNLAKDGLIIVGLDTLIAFTAGLVAFPILFTANLRETTDGPGFIFVSLSEAFSNVPFGWLLGAVFFATVAIAALSSAISIMEVVVSYLIDEHGIDRKPAVAGLGTAIFLLGVPVAYDQSSALVWLTVYDGLANQILLILGGLLLAIYVGWFRADLGLEELGKGFRNIGSWGQTWIWMLRVPVIALLLVVLWYNGSAVYESLASIFG
- a CDS encoding branched-chain amino acid ABC transporter permease, whose translation is MSTGNVRGTLSDMTVQELVGVGLLLGVVVLVFDLLRLLLTGELPLARLGSYLWTGFIDSLYIGLAAIGLSMTYSILRFANFSHGDLITTGAFSGWTVAYLIGGIGVADLTSRLLLRAGGGAQPGRIGMDILAAPVAIVLGLVAAVIVTVLVALAIDRLVYRRLRDEDGIAVLIASVGVALALRYLLAVFYTPETRGVVASAPDVAGVDLHQMTLVVSALSLILGVHLLLQYTKLGKSMRAMSDNKDLALITGIPTERVIFATWVIGAGLAGAAGYLIVLDRGQVSINLGWFLLLLIFAAVILGGIGSIYGAIAGSLVIGITINLSLVWIPSDMNEIAAFTLMILVLIFRPDGLFSGVETA